The following proteins come from a genomic window of Alosa alosa isolate M-15738 ecotype Scorff River chromosome 2, AALO_Geno_1.1, whole genome shotgun sequence:
- the zgc:171929 gene encoding transcription factor Ovo-like 2, producing the protein HAPSSTSDFLCPVCNKVFPLQRMLTRHLKCHSLVKRHPCRYCGKGFNDTFDLKRHMRTHTGIRPYRCELCEKAFTQRCSLESHLRKIHGVRQQYTYRQRRSKIFVCEDCGFTSGRPDEYFIHVREHHPGSSALRRYYRKHIPERTATVADHNINPFILYQPASFYI; encoded by the exons CATGCTCCCTCCAGCACTAGTGATTTCTTATGCCCAGTTTGCAACAAGGTTTTCCCTCTTCAGAGGATGCTAACTCGTCACCTAAAATGCCACAGTCTCGTGAAGAGGCACCCCTGCAGATACTGTGGAAAGGGTTTCAATGACACTTTTGACCTGAAGAGGCATATGCGTACCCATACAg GCATTCGGCCATATAGGTGTGAACTCTGTGAAAAAGCTTTCACCCAACGCTGTTCTCTGGAATCCCACCTGAGGAAGATTCACGGCGTGCGACAGCAGTACACCTATCGCCAGCGCCGCTCCaagatatttgtgtgtgaggaCTGTGGCTTCACTTCTGGAAGACCAGATGAATATTTCATACATGTTCGTGAGCATCATCCTGGCAGTTCGGCCTTGCGGAGATACTATCGCAAACACATACCTGAGAGAACAGCTACAGTGGCTGATCATAATATCAACCCATTTATACTGTACCAACCAGCTAGTTTCTACATCTAA